The following proteins come from a genomic window of Montipora capricornis isolate CH-2021 chromosome 9, ASM3666992v2, whole genome shotgun sequence:
- the LOC138017647 gene encoding ATP-dependent DNA helicase RecQ-like: MCMTLFYLLLKQERLLRPANAKLGVLGNYFPQVPIVGLTATANCKTQGIICDSLGLLEPAIIKINPDRENIYFASYKRKSTGDDKLLEIIEPLMQQLKQERQEFPLTLVYSNLETISDCYMYFSEMLGTEQYEPPDAQPIAKNRMFTLFHAQYPNHERQRITTELASGTSKLRILFVTVAFGIGVDIQNIRQVIHIGIPYAMEEYFQEAGRCGRDGLPSKALVYFNAYDISQSKTQMADVMREYVTANKCKREIILKHFGYETPRRSRPQHTCCDYHEETCDCDSCLLSDVSNLFLANPLEDTSEAEPSTVNNHEVLSKSKAEKLRQDLIDYRLSLHGSGRSCVGGITLATGFSIQLIDKIVDNALCLTSVERVMMDFPVFSIAHAQAIYNTVQKYH; encoded by the coding sequence ATGTGTATGACACTGTTTTATTTATTGCTCAAACAGGAAAGACTTCTCCGTCCAGCAAATGCAAAACTTGGAGTCCTCGGAAACTACTTCCCTCAAGTACCCATTGTAGGGCTTACTGCCACTGCTAACTGCAAAACACAAGGTATTATCTGTGATTCCCTTGGACTGCTTGAGCCAGCAATAATCAAAATCAATCCAGATCGTGAAAACATCTATTTTGCATCATACAAAAGAAAGTCAACTGGTGATGATAAGCTTCTAGAAATTATAGAACCTCTCATGCAGCAGCTAAAACAGGAGCGACAAGAATTTCCACTAACACTTGTTTATTCCAATTTGGAAACCATATCAGattgttacatgtattttagtGAGATGCTAGGTACAGAACAGTATGAACCACCTGATGCTCAACCTATTGCAAAGAATCGCATGTTCACATTGTTTCATGCTCAATACCCGAATCATGAGCGCCAGAGAATTACAACAGAGTTGGCAAGTGGAACCTCCAAGCTAAGAATTCTATTTGTTACTGTTGCTTTTGGCATTGGTGTAGACATTCAAAATATCAGACAGGTAATACACATTGGCATTCCATATGCTATGGAGGAATATTTTCAGGAAGCCGGACGTTGTGGCAGAGATGGCTTGCCCTCAAAGGCATTGGTCTACTTTAATGCCTATGATATATCCCAGTCAAAAACCCAAATGGCTGATGTCATGCGAGAATATGTTACAGCAAACAAATGCAAGAGAGAAATTATTCTGAAACATTTTGGATATGAAACTCCCAGACGAAGTCGTCCACAGCATACATGTTGTGATTACCATGAAGAGACCTGTGACTGTGACAGCTGTTTGCTTTCAGATGTCTCAAACCTCTTCTTGGCCAATCCCTTGGAAGACACCAGTGAAGCAGAACCATCTACTGTGAATAATCATGAAGTATTATCTAAATCAAAGGCTGAAAAGCTACGCCAAGATTTAATTGACTACCGGTTGTCCCTCCATGGCTCTGGGAGATCTTGTGTCGGTGGAATTACTCTAGCTACAGGATTTAGCATACAACTCATAGATAAAATCGTGGACAATGCACTTTGTCTAACCTCTGTAGAGAGAGTTATGATGGattttcctgtgtttagtaTTGCCCATGCCCAAGCAATTTATAACACGGTACAAAAATACCATTGA